The following are encoded together in the Humulus lupulus chromosome 5, drHumLupu1.1, whole genome shotgun sequence genome:
- the LOC133778173 gene encoding caffeic acid 3-O-methyltransferase-like, which yields MNSDEIKEENHSQYAMQLATSSVLPMVLKATVELGLLDIIERAGPGALLSPAQIASELPTHNPDAPMLLDRLLCLLSSHSVLACSLSPDQSRDGKILRLYGLAPVAMYFVRNGIDGVSLAPLLCTMQDKAYIDIWYHLKDAVLEGGHPCNRAHGMNMVEYVRKDSRFGELFQLSMKEFNPIFMKRILEIYEGFKGLTSLVDVGGGDGANLNMIIPKYPAIKGINFDLPAILDKSSSFPGIEHCSGDMFVNIPKGETIFMKWILHGWDDEHCLIILKNCYEALPESGKVIVVDMVILEAPETSLAARSLYQFDTFMMNNNITGKERTKREFEGLAKAAGFSSICVACSAYDFSVVELFK from the exons ATGAACTCCGATGAAATCAAAGAGGAGAATCACTCTCAATATGCCATGCAACTTGCGACCTCGTCCGTACTACCAATGGTTCTCAAAGCAACAGTTGAGCTGGGCCTTCTTGACATAATCGAGAGAGCAGGCCCAGGAGCTCTTCTCTCCCCGGCCCAAATAGCTTCCGAGCTCCCAACTCACAACCCAGATGCCCCTATGCTTCTTGATCGCCTGCTTTGCCTCCTCTCATCTCATTCTGTTCTCGCTTGTTCTCTTTCCCCTGACCAGTCTCGTGATGGGAAGATCCTCAGGCTATATGGGCTGGCCCCAGTTGCCATGTACTTCGTTAGAAATGGTATTGATGGAGTTTCACTAGCACCTTTACTATGCACCATGCAGGACAAGGCGTATATCGATATATG GTACCATTTGAAAGATGCGGTTTTGGAAGGAGGTCATCCATGTAACAGAGCACATGGGATGAATATGGTCGAATACGTGAGGAAGGACAGTAGATTTGGTGAGCTTTTCCAGTTGTCAATGAAGGAATTCAACCCCATTTTCATGAAAAGGATTTTGGAAATTTATGAAGGTTTTAAAGGTTTAACTTCATTAGTTGATGTGGGTGGTGGTGATGGCGCCAACCTTAACATGATCATCCCCAAGTACCCTGCTATCAAGGGTATCAACTTTGATTTACCTGCTATACTAGACAAGTCTTCTTCATTTCCTG GTATTGAGCATTGTTCAGGAGATATGTTTGTAAACATTCCCAAAGGAGAAACCATTTTCATGAAG TGGATATTGCATGGTTGGGATGATGAGCATTGCTTGATAATACTAAAAAATTGCTATGAAGCGTTGCCAGAATCCGGGAAAGTTATAGTAGTGGATATGGTGATATTGGAAGCCCCAGAAACAAGCTTAGCTGCTAGAAGCTTATATCAGTTCGATACGTTCATGATGAATAACAATATCACAGGGAAGGAAAGAACAAAAAGAGAATTTGAAGGCCTAGCAAAAGCAGCAGGGTTTTCTAGCATTTGTGTGGCTTGTTCTGCTTATGATTTTTCCGTTGTTGAACTTTTCAAATAA
- the LOC133778172 gene encoding metal tolerance protein 1-like, translating into MEVHNSEHGHIIEVRGNVPAEDKSFRGIKVCGEAPCGFADAKTSSKDAEERSASMRKLLTAVVLCVIFMSVEVVGGIKANSLAILTDAAHLLSDVAAFAISLFSIWASGWEATPRQSYGFFRIEILGALVSIQMIWLLAGILVYEAIARLINETGEVKGFLMFAVSAFGLVVNIAMALLLGHDHGHSHDHGHGGHDHGYGKHHHSHGDHGDTHHHGISVTRHHHHHHGGPSQHDHEHDAHGDDINAPLLKNHCEDEVETESGVKQKKQWNINIQGAYLHVLGDSIQSVGVMIGGAIIWYKPEWKIIDLICTLIFSVVVLGTTIRMLRNILEVLMESTPREIDATKLEKGLCEMDEVVAIHELHIWAITVGKVLLACHVIVKPDADADMVLDKVINYIKREYNISHVTIQIERE; encoded by the coding sequence ATGGAAGTGCACAATTCTGAACATGGACATATTATTGAAGTACGAGGAAATGTTCCAGCTGAAGACAAAAGCTTTCGTGGGATTAAGGTATGTGGTGAAGCGCCATGTGGGTTTGCAGATGCTAAAACAAGTTCTAAAGATGCAGAGGAACGATCAGCCTCAATGCGGAAACTTTTGACAGCAGTTGTACTCTGTGTCATTTTCATGAGTGTAGAAGTTGTTGGAGGTATTAAAGCCAACAGTCTCGCAATTTTGACAGATGCAGCTCACTTATTGTCAGATGTTGCAGCATTTGCAATTTCTTTGTTCTCAATATGGGCATCAGGGTGGGAGGCAACTCCTCGTCAGTCTTATGGTTTCTTTAGGATTGAAATACTGGGTGCTCTTGTATCCATTCAAATGATATGGCTTCTTGCTGGAATCCTTGTCTATGAAGCCATTGCCAGACTTATCAATGAAACTGGGGAAGTTAAGGGTTTTCTCATGTTTGCGGTCTCTGCATTTGGTTTAGTGGTTAATATTGCCATGGCACTGTTGTTGGGCCACGATCATGGCCACAGTCATGATCATGGACATGGGGGGCATGATCATGGATATGGAAAGCATCACCACAGCCATGGGGATCACGGTGACACACATCATCACGGGATCAGTGTGACcagacatcatcatcatcaccatggGGGTCCGTCACAGCATGATCATGAGCATGATGCTCATGGAGATGATATCAATGCACCTCTGCTTAAGAATCACTGTGAAGATGAAGTTGAAACAGAAAGTGGAGTTAAACAGAAAAAGCAGTGGAATATCAACATACAGGGGGCTTATCTCCATGTGCTGGGGGATTCCATTCAGAGTGTTGGAGTGATGATTGGTGGAGCAATTATATGGTATAAACCTGAGTGGAAGATTATTGATCTGATATGCACACTCATTTTCTCAGTAGTTGTGCTGGGAACGACTATCAGGATGCTGCGGAACATCTTGGAAGTTCTGATGGAGAGCACACCTAGAGAGATTGATGCCACAAAACTCGAGAAAGGTCTTTGTGAGATGGATGAAGTTGTTGCCATCCATGAGCTTCACATTTGGGCTATTACTGTTGGGAAGGTCTTGCTGGCTTGCCATGTTATAGTGAAGCCTGATGCTGATGCTGACATGGTGCTAGATAAGGTCATTAACTACATAAAGAGAGAGTATAACATTAGCCATGTTACAATTCAAATAGAGCGCGAGTAG